One window of Geotoga petraea genomic DNA carries:
- a CDS encoding uracil-DNA glycosylase, giving the protein MIINKNTELEAIKKTISKCEKCSLHLTRNNVVPGEGNVDSPLVFIGEGPGADEDSSGRPFVGRAGKLLDKMLKDWAGINRNDIYISNIVKCRPPKNRVPTDDEMKSCIQYLESQMLVIKPKVIVTLGATSMSYFTNKKKISESRGKFYDWYGNIKTFVTFHPSYLLRNHSMEKGSPRWYSYMDMRAIGVMFRALQKGKNINEVVSAINSRMKESGGI; this is encoded by the coding sequence ATAATTATAAATAAAAATACAGAACTTGAAGCTATAAAAAAAACTATTTCAAAATGTGAAAAATGTTCTTTGCATTTAACAAGAAATAATGTTGTACCCGGAGAAGGAAATGTTGATTCTCCTTTAGTTTTTATTGGTGAAGGTCCTGGCGCAGATGAAGATTCATCAGGCAGACCCTTTGTCGGCAGAGCAGGCAAGCTGTTAGATAAAATGCTTAAAGATTGGGCAGGTATAAATAGAAATGATATATATATATCAAATATTGTGAAATGTAGACCTCCCAAAAACAGAGTTCCTACTGATGATGAAATGAAATCTTGTATTCAATACCTTGAATCTCAAATGTTAGTTATTAAACCAAAAGTAATAGTAACTTTAGGCGCAACTTCAATGTCATATTTTACAAACAAAAAGAAAATTAGCGAATCAAGAGGAAAATTCTACGATTGGTATGGAAATATAAAAACATTTGTAACTTTTCACCCAAGTTATCTTTTGAGAAATCACTCCATGGAAAAAGGTTCACCAAGATGGTATTCTTACATGGATATGAGAGCAATTGGGGTAATGTTTAGGGCCCTTCAAAAGGGTAAAAATATAAATGAAGTTGTTTCGGCGATAAACAGTAGGATGAAAGAGTCCGGGGGCATTTAA